A window of the Falco rusticolus isolate bFalRus1 chromosome 1, bFalRus1.pri, whole genome shotgun sequence genome harbors these coding sequences:
- the EXOC1 gene encoding exocyst complex component 1 isoform X2, producing the protein MTAIKHALQRDIFTPNDERLLSIVNVCKAGKKKRNCFLCATVTTERPVQVNVVKVKKSDKGDFYKRQTAWALRDLAVVDAKDAVKDNPEFDLHFDKVYKWVASSTVEKNTFISCIWKLNQRYLRKKIDFINVSSQLLEESVPSGENQSVAGGDEEAVDEYQELNAREEQDIEIMMEGCEYAISNAEAFAEKLSRELQVLDGANIQSIMASEKQVNILMKLLDEALKEVDQIELKLSSYEEMLQSVKEQMDQISESNHLIHLSNTNNVKLLSEIEFLVNHMDLAKGHIKALQEGDLTSSRGIEACTNAADALLQCMNVALRPGHDMLHAVKQQQQRFSDLREQFARRLASHLNSVFVQQLTQTLLRLYNRSHSLSVPGHDQSSTLAQHSVELTLPNHHPFHRDLLRYAKLMEWLKNTDYGKYEGLTKNYMDYLSRLYEREIKDFFEVAKIKMTGTTREGKKFATLPRKESAVKQETESLHGSSGKLTGSTSSLNKLSVQSSGNRRSQSSSLLDMGNMSASDLDVADRTKFDKIFEQVLSELEPLCLAEQDFISKFFKLQQHQSISGTASEVEEMDGGVLVRSYTSGVPQTISSEKDMIRQMMTKIFRCIEPELNNLIALGDKIDSFNSLYMLVKMSHHVWTAQNVDPASFLSTTLGNVLVTVKRNFDKCISNQMKQMDEVKISKKSKVGILPFVAEFEEFAALAESIFKNAERRGDLDKAYIKLIRAVFVSVEKVANESQKTPRDVVMMENFHHIFATLSRLKISCLEAEKKEAKQKYTDHLQSYVIYSLGQPLEKLNHFFEGVEARVAQGVREEEVSYQLAFNKQELRKVIKEYPGKEVKKGLDNLYKKVDKHLCEEENLLQVVWHSMQDEFIRQYKHFEGLIARCYPGSGITMEFTIQDILDYCSSIAQSH; encoded by the exons ATGACTGCAATCAAGCATGCTTTACAGAGGGATATTTTCACTCCCAATGATGAACGCTTGTTGAGCATTGTGAATGTGTGCAAAGCaggcaaaaagaagagaaactgctttttgtGTGCCACGG TGACAACGGAACGACCAGTGCAAGTAAATGtggtaaaagtgaaaaaatctGACAAGGGAGATTTCTACAAAAGGCAGACTGCATGGGCACTTCGAGATCTGGCTGTTGTCGATGCTAAAGATGCTGTTAAA GACAATCCTGAATTTGACTTGCATTTTGACAAAGTGTATAAATGGGTTGCAAGCAGCACAGTGGAAAAGAACACCTTCATTTCATGTATCTGGAAACTCAATCAGAGATatcttagaaagaaaattgacTTCATTAATGTTAGTTCACAGCTCTTGGAAG AATCTGTTCCAAGTGGAGAGAATCAAAGTGTAGCAGGAGGTGATGAAGAAGCTGTGGATGAATACCAGGAGTTAAATGCAAGAGAGGAGCAAGATATTGAAATAATGATGGAAGGTTGTGAATATGCTATTTCTAATGCTGAAGCTTTTGCAGAGAAGTTGTCAAGAGAGCTGCAAGTGCTAGATGGG GCAAATATCCAGTCCATTATGGCCTCAGAGAAACAGGTGAATATTCTGATGAAGTTGCTGGATGAAGCTCTAAAGGAAGTTGACCAAATTGAGCTAAAGCTGAGCAGTTATGAAGAAATGCTTCAGAGTGTAAAAGAGCAAATGGATcaaatttcagaaagcaacCACCTAATCCATCTCAGCAACACCAATAATGTGAAACTATTGTCAGAGATAGAGTTTTTAGTG AATCACATGGATTTGGCTAAAGGGCATATAAAGGCCCTTCAGGAGGGAGATCTGACATCTTCTCGAGGCATTGAGGCTTGCACTAACGCAGCAGATGCTCTTCTGCAGTGTATGAATGTAGCTCTTCGTCCAG gaCATGATATGCTTCATGCAgtgaaacagcaacagcagcggTTTAGTGACTTGCGTGAGCAGTTTGCACGGAGACTTGCGAGTCATTTGAACAGCGTATTTGTTCAGCAG TTAACTCAGACTCTCCTTCGGCTCTATAACAGGTCCCACTCTCTTTCAGTTCCA GGTCATGATCAGAGTTCTACTCTTGCCCAGCACTCTGTTGAACTGACATTACCCAATCACCATCCATTTCACAGAGATTTACTTCGATATGCTAAATTGATGGAATGGCTCAAGAACACAGATTATGGAAAATACGAAGGGCTAACAAAG aattaTATGGATTATTTATCACGGCTAtatgaaagggaaataaaagatttctttgAAGTTGCCAAGATCAAGATGACAGGCACaaccagagaaggaaaaaagtttg CTACACTGCCTCGAAAAGAAAGTGCTGTCAAACAGGAAACTGAGA GTCTTCATGGAAGTTCTGGAAAATTGACTGGGTCTACTTCTAGCCTAAATAAACTCTCTGTTCAGAGTTCAGGAAACCGTAGGTCTCAGTCATCCTCGCTGTTGGATATGGGAAACATGTCTGCCTCTGACCTTGATGTAGCTGATAGAACAAAATTTGATAAG ATTTTCGAGCAAGTATTAAGTGAACTGGAGCCTCTGTGTCTGGCAGAACAGGACTTCATTAGTAAATTTTTCAAACTACAGCAGCATCAGAGCATCTCGGGAACAGCG AGTGAAGTGGAGGAAATGGATGGAGGAGTTTTAGTTCGTTCATACACTTCTGGTGTTCCACAAACAATATCATCTGA GAAGGACATGATCCGACAAatgatgacaaaaatatttcGTTGTATTGAACCTGAGCTGAATAATCTTATAGCGCTGGGGGACAAGATTGATAGCTTTAATTCGCTTTATATGTTAGTTAAGATGAGCCATCATGTATGGACAGCACAAAATGTGGACCCAGCTTCCTTTCTCAGCACGACGCTTGGAAATGTTTTGGTGACTGTCAAAAGGAACTTTGATAAATGCATT AGTAATCAAATGAAGCAGATGGATGAAGTAAAAATCTCCAAGAAGAGTAAAGTTGGGATCCTTCCATTTGTTGCTGAATTTGAAGAGTTTGCAGCACTTGCTGAAtcaattttcaaaaatgcagaACGACGAGGAGATCTTGATAAAGCCTACATAAAACTTATTAGAGCTGTTTTTGTCAGTG ttgagAAGGTAGCTAACGAAAGCCAGAAAACCCCCAGAGATGTGGTCATGATGGAGAACTTCCATCATATTTTTGCAACACTTTCTCGCTTGAAAATCTCTTGTCTAGAGGCTgagaaaaaagaagccaaacAGAAATACACTGATCATCTTCAGTCTTATGTAATCTACTCACTTGGACAGCCTcttgagaaattaaat CATTTTTTTGAAGGTGTTGAAGCTCGTGTGGCACAAGGGGTACGAGAAGAAGAAGTAAGTTATCAACTGGCTTTTAATAAACAAGAGCTTCGTAAAGTTATAAAGGAATATCCTGGTAAGGAAGTAAAGAAGGGATTGGATAATCTCTACAAGAAGGTAGATAAGCATCtctgtgaagaagaaaacttaCTTCAG GTTGTGTGGCATTCCATGCAAGATGAGTTTATACGACAATACAAGCACTTTGAAGGGCTGATAGCTCGCTGCTATCCTGGATCAGGAATTACTATGGAATTTACTATACAGGATATTTTAGACTACTGCTCCAGTATTGCACAGTCTCATTAA
- the EXOC1 gene encoding exocyst complex component 1 isoform X6 produces MTAIKHALQRDIFTPNDERLLSIVNVCKAGKKKRNCFLCATVTTERPVQVNVVKVKKSDKGDFYKRQTAWALRDLAVVDAKDAVKDNPEFDLHFDKVYKWVASSTVEKNTFISCIWKLNQRYLRKKIDFINVSSQLLEELPKVAEESVPSGENQSVAGGDEEAVDEYQELNAREEQDIEIMMEGCEYAISNAEAFAEKLSRELQVLDGANIQSIMASEKQVNILMKLLDEALKEVDQIELKLSSYEEMLQSVKEQMDQISESNHLIHLSNTNNVKLLSEIEFLVNHMDLAKGHIKALQEGDLTSSRGIEACTNAADALLQCMNVALRPGHDMLHAVKQQQQRFSDLREQFARRLASHLNSVFVQQGHDQSSTLAQHSVELTLPNHHPFHRDLLRYAKLMEWLKNTDYGKYEGLTKNYMDYLSRLYEREIKDFFEVAKIKMTGTTREGKKFGLHGSSGKLTGSTSSLNKLSVQSSGNRRSQSSSLLDMGNMSASDLDVADRTKFDKIFEQVLSELEPLCLAEQDFISKFFKLQQHQSISGTASEVEEMDGGVLVRSYTSGVPQTISSEKDMIRQMMTKIFRCIEPELNNLIALGDKIDSFNSLYMLVKMSHHVWTAQNVDPASFLSTTLGNVLVTVKRNFDKCISNQMKQMDEVKISKKSKVGILPFVAEFEEFAALAESIFKNAERRGDLDKAYIKLIRAVFVSVEKVANESQKTPRDVVMMENFHHIFATLSRLKISCLEAEKKEAKQKYTDHLQSYVIYSLGQPLEKLNHFFEGVEARVAQGVREEEVSYQLAFNKQELRKVIKEYPGKEVKKGLDNLYKKVDKHLCEEENLLQVVWHSMQDEFIRQYKHFEGLIARCYPGSGITMEFTIQDILDYCSSIAQSH; encoded by the exons ATGACTGCAATCAAGCATGCTTTACAGAGGGATATTTTCACTCCCAATGATGAACGCTTGTTGAGCATTGTGAATGTGTGCAAAGCaggcaaaaagaagagaaactgctttttgtGTGCCACGG TGACAACGGAACGACCAGTGCAAGTAAATGtggtaaaagtgaaaaaatctGACAAGGGAGATTTCTACAAAAGGCAGACTGCATGGGCACTTCGAGATCTGGCTGTTGTCGATGCTAAAGATGCTGTTAAA GACAATCCTGAATTTGACTTGCATTTTGACAAAGTGTATAAATGGGTTGCAAGCAGCACAGTGGAAAAGAACACCTTCATTTCATGTATCTGGAAACTCAATCAGAGATatcttagaaagaaaattgacTTCATTAATGTTAGTTCACAGCTCTTGGAAG AACTGCCTAAAGTTGCAGAAG AATCTGTTCCAAGTGGAGAGAATCAAAGTGTAGCAGGAGGTGATGAAGAAGCTGTGGATGAATACCAGGAGTTAAATGCAAGAGAGGAGCAAGATATTGAAATAATGATGGAAGGTTGTGAATATGCTATTTCTAATGCTGAAGCTTTTGCAGAGAAGTTGTCAAGAGAGCTGCAAGTGCTAGATGGG GCAAATATCCAGTCCATTATGGCCTCAGAGAAACAGGTGAATATTCTGATGAAGTTGCTGGATGAAGCTCTAAAGGAAGTTGACCAAATTGAGCTAAAGCTGAGCAGTTATGAAGAAATGCTTCAGAGTGTAAAAGAGCAAATGGATcaaatttcagaaagcaacCACCTAATCCATCTCAGCAACACCAATAATGTGAAACTATTGTCAGAGATAGAGTTTTTAGTG AATCACATGGATTTGGCTAAAGGGCATATAAAGGCCCTTCAGGAGGGAGATCTGACATCTTCTCGAGGCATTGAGGCTTGCACTAACGCAGCAGATGCTCTTCTGCAGTGTATGAATGTAGCTCTTCGTCCAG gaCATGATATGCTTCATGCAgtgaaacagcaacagcagcggTTTAGTGACTTGCGTGAGCAGTTTGCACGGAGACTTGCGAGTCATTTGAACAGCGTATTTGTTCAGCAG GGTCATGATCAGAGTTCTACTCTTGCCCAGCACTCTGTTGAACTGACATTACCCAATCACCATCCATTTCACAGAGATTTACTTCGATATGCTAAATTGATGGAATGGCTCAAGAACACAGATTATGGAAAATACGAAGGGCTAACAAAG aattaTATGGATTATTTATCACGGCTAtatgaaagggaaataaaagatttctttgAAGTTGCCAAGATCAAGATGACAGGCACaaccagagaaggaaaaaagtttg GTCTTCATGGAAGTTCTGGAAAATTGACTGGGTCTACTTCTAGCCTAAATAAACTCTCTGTTCAGAGTTCAGGAAACCGTAGGTCTCAGTCATCCTCGCTGTTGGATATGGGAAACATGTCTGCCTCTGACCTTGATGTAGCTGATAGAACAAAATTTGATAAG ATTTTCGAGCAAGTATTAAGTGAACTGGAGCCTCTGTGTCTGGCAGAACAGGACTTCATTAGTAAATTTTTCAAACTACAGCAGCATCAGAGCATCTCGGGAACAGCG AGTGAAGTGGAGGAAATGGATGGAGGAGTTTTAGTTCGTTCATACACTTCTGGTGTTCCACAAACAATATCATCTGA GAAGGACATGATCCGACAAatgatgacaaaaatatttcGTTGTATTGAACCTGAGCTGAATAATCTTATAGCGCTGGGGGACAAGATTGATAGCTTTAATTCGCTTTATATGTTAGTTAAGATGAGCCATCATGTATGGACAGCACAAAATGTGGACCCAGCTTCCTTTCTCAGCACGACGCTTGGAAATGTTTTGGTGACTGTCAAAAGGAACTTTGATAAATGCATT AGTAATCAAATGAAGCAGATGGATGAAGTAAAAATCTCCAAGAAGAGTAAAGTTGGGATCCTTCCATTTGTTGCTGAATTTGAAGAGTTTGCAGCACTTGCTGAAtcaattttcaaaaatgcagaACGACGAGGAGATCTTGATAAAGCCTACATAAAACTTATTAGAGCTGTTTTTGTCAGTG ttgagAAGGTAGCTAACGAAAGCCAGAAAACCCCCAGAGATGTGGTCATGATGGAGAACTTCCATCATATTTTTGCAACACTTTCTCGCTTGAAAATCTCTTGTCTAGAGGCTgagaaaaaagaagccaaacAGAAATACACTGATCATCTTCAGTCTTATGTAATCTACTCACTTGGACAGCCTcttgagaaattaaat CATTTTTTTGAAGGTGTTGAAGCTCGTGTGGCACAAGGGGTACGAGAAGAAGAAGTAAGTTATCAACTGGCTTTTAATAAACAAGAGCTTCGTAAAGTTATAAAGGAATATCCTGGTAAGGAAGTAAAGAAGGGATTGGATAATCTCTACAAGAAGGTAGATAAGCATCtctgtgaagaagaaaacttaCTTCAG GTTGTGTGGCATTCCATGCAAGATGAGTTTATACGACAATACAAGCACTTTGAAGGGCTGATAGCTCGCTGCTATCCTGGATCAGGAATTACTATGGAATTTACTATACAGGATATTTTAGACTACTGCTCCAGTATTGCACAGTCTCATTAA
- the EXOC1 gene encoding exocyst complex component 1 isoform X4, whose translation MTAIKHALQRDIFTPNDERLLSIVNVCKAGKKKRNCFLCATVTTERPVQVNVVKVKKSDKGDFYKRQTAWALRDLAVVDAKDAVKDNPEFDLHFDKVYKWVASSTVEKNTFISCIWKLNQRYLRKKIDFINVSSQLLEELPKVAEESVPSGENQSVAGGDEEAVDEYQELNAREEQDIEIMMEGCEYAISNAEAFAEKLSRELQVLDGANIQSIMASEKQVNILMKLLDEALKEVDQIELKLSSYEEMLQSVKEQMDQISESNHLIHLSNTNNVKLLSEIEFLVNHMDLAKGHIKALQEGDLTSSRGIEACTNAADALLQCMNVALRPGHDMLHAVKQQQQRFSDLREQFARRLASHLNSVFVQQGHDQSSTLAQHSVELTLPNHHPFHRDLLRYAKLMEWLKNTDYGKYEGLTKNYMDYLSRLYEREIKDFFEVAKIKMTGTTREGKKFATLPRKESAVKQETESLHGSSGKLTGSTSSLNKLSVQSSGNRRSQSSSLLDMGNMSASDLDVADRTKFDKIFEQVLSELEPLCLAEQDFISKFFKLQQHQSISGTASEVEEMDGGVLVRSYTSGVPQTISSEKDMIRQMMTKIFRCIEPELNNLIALGDKIDSFNSLYMLVKMSHHVWTAQNVDPASFLSTTLGNVLVTVKRNFDKCISNQMKQMDEVKISKKSKVGILPFVAEFEEFAALAESIFKNAERRGDLDKAYIKLIRAVFVSVEKVANESQKTPRDVVMMENFHHIFATLSRLKISCLEAEKKEAKQKYTDHLQSYVIYSLGQPLEKLNHFFEGVEARVAQGVREEEVSYQLAFNKQELRKVIKEYPGKEVKKGLDNLYKKVDKHLCEEENLLQVVWHSMQDEFIRQYKHFEGLIARCYPGSGITMEFTIQDILDYCSSIAQSH comes from the exons ATGACTGCAATCAAGCATGCTTTACAGAGGGATATTTTCACTCCCAATGATGAACGCTTGTTGAGCATTGTGAATGTGTGCAAAGCaggcaaaaagaagagaaactgctttttgtGTGCCACGG TGACAACGGAACGACCAGTGCAAGTAAATGtggtaaaagtgaaaaaatctGACAAGGGAGATTTCTACAAAAGGCAGACTGCATGGGCACTTCGAGATCTGGCTGTTGTCGATGCTAAAGATGCTGTTAAA GACAATCCTGAATTTGACTTGCATTTTGACAAAGTGTATAAATGGGTTGCAAGCAGCACAGTGGAAAAGAACACCTTCATTTCATGTATCTGGAAACTCAATCAGAGATatcttagaaagaaaattgacTTCATTAATGTTAGTTCACAGCTCTTGGAAG AACTGCCTAAAGTTGCAGAAG AATCTGTTCCAAGTGGAGAGAATCAAAGTGTAGCAGGAGGTGATGAAGAAGCTGTGGATGAATACCAGGAGTTAAATGCAAGAGAGGAGCAAGATATTGAAATAATGATGGAAGGTTGTGAATATGCTATTTCTAATGCTGAAGCTTTTGCAGAGAAGTTGTCAAGAGAGCTGCAAGTGCTAGATGGG GCAAATATCCAGTCCATTATGGCCTCAGAGAAACAGGTGAATATTCTGATGAAGTTGCTGGATGAAGCTCTAAAGGAAGTTGACCAAATTGAGCTAAAGCTGAGCAGTTATGAAGAAATGCTTCAGAGTGTAAAAGAGCAAATGGATcaaatttcagaaagcaacCACCTAATCCATCTCAGCAACACCAATAATGTGAAACTATTGTCAGAGATAGAGTTTTTAGTG AATCACATGGATTTGGCTAAAGGGCATATAAAGGCCCTTCAGGAGGGAGATCTGACATCTTCTCGAGGCATTGAGGCTTGCACTAACGCAGCAGATGCTCTTCTGCAGTGTATGAATGTAGCTCTTCGTCCAG gaCATGATATGCTTCATGCAgtgaaacagcaacagcagcggTTTAGTGACTTGCGTGAGCAGTTTGCACGGAGACTTGCGAGTCATTTGAACAGCGTATTTGTTCAGCAG GGTCATGATCAGAGTTCTACTCTTGCCCAGCACTCTGTTGAACTGACATTACCCAATCACCATCCATTTCACAGAGATTTACTTCGATATGCTAAATTGATGGAATGGCTCAAGAACACAGATTATGGAAAATACGAAGGGCTAACAAAG aattaTATGGATTATTTATCACGGCTAtatgaaagggaaataaaagatttctttgAAGTTGCCAAGATCAAGATGACAGGCACaaccagagaaggaaaaaagtttg CTACACTGCCTCGAAAAGAAAGTGCTGTCAAACAGGAAACTGAGA GTCTTCATGGAAGTTCTGGAAAATTGACTGGGTCTACTTCTAGCCTAAATAAACTCTCTGTTCAGAGTTCAGGAAACCGTAGGTCTCAGTCATCCTCGCTGTTGGATATGGGAAACATGTCTGCCTCTGACCTTGATGTAGCTGATAGAACAAAATTTGATAAG ATTTTCGAGCAAGTATTAAGTGAACTGGAGCCTCTGTGTCTGGCAGAACAGGACTTCATTAGTAAATTTTTCAAACTACAGCAGCATCAGAGCATCTCGGGAACAGCG AGTGAAGTGGAGGAAATGGATGGAGGAGTTTTAGTTCGTTCATACACTTCTGGTGTTCCACAAACAATATCATCTGA GAAGGACATGATCCGACAAatgatgacaaaaatatttcGTTGTATTGAACCTGAGCTGAATAATCTTATAGCGCTGGGGGACAAGATTGATAGCTTTAATTCGCTTTATATGTTAGTTAAGATGAGCCATCATGTATGGACAGCACAAAATGTGGACCCAGCTTCCTTTCTCAGCACGACGCTTGGAAATGTTTTGGTGACTGTCAAAAGGAACTTTGATAAATGCATT AGTAATCAAATGAAGCAGATGGATGAAGTAAAAATCTCCAAGAAGAGTAAAGTTGGGATCCTTCCATTTGTTGCTGAATTTGAAGAGTTTGCAGCACTTGCTGAAtcaattttcaaaaatgcagaACGACGAGGAGATCTTGATAAAGCCTACATAAAACTTATTAGAGCTGTTTTTGTCAGTG ttgagAAGGTAGCTAACGAAAGCCAGAAAACCCCCAGAGATGTGGTCATGATGGAGAACTTCCATCATATTTTTGCAACACTTTCTCGCTTGAAAATCTCTTGTCTAGAGGCTgagaaaaaagaagccaaacAGAAATACACTGATCATCTTCAGTCTTATGTAATCTACTCACTTGGACAGCCTcttgagaaattaaat CATTTTTTTGAAGGTGTTGAAGCTCGTGTGGCACAAGGGGTACGAGAAGAAGAAGTAAGTTATCAACTGGCTTTTAATAAACAAGAGCTTCGTAAAGTTATAAAGGAATATCCTGGTAAGGAAGTAAAGAAGGGATTGGATAATCTCTACAAGAAGGTAGATAAGCATCtctgtgaagaagaaaacttaCTTCAG GTTGTGTGGCATTCCATGCAAGATGAGTTTATACGACAATACAAGCACTTTGAAGGGCTGATAGCTCGCTGCTATCCTGGATCAGGAATTACTATGGAATTTACTATACAGGATATTTTAGACTACTGCTCCAGTATTGCACAGTCTCATTAA